Proteins co-encoded in one Bos taurus isolate L1 Dominette 01449 registration number 42190680 breed Hereford chromosome X, ARS-UCD2.0, whole genome shotgun sequence genomic window:
- the GPR119 gene encoding glucose-dependent insulinotropic receptor, with amino-acid sequence MESSVSFGVILAVLASLIIVANALVAMAVLSLILKNDSISLCFTLNLAVADALLGLAISGLVTDQLSSPARPTEKTLCRLRMAFVTSSAAASVLTVMLIAFDRYLAIKQPLRYFQIMNGFMVGACLAGLWLVSNLIGFLPLGIHGFQQTTYKGSCSFFAVFHPRFVLTLSCVGFFPALLLFVFFYCDILKIASTHSQQIRNTEHAGALARAHRPPRTPSDFKAVRTVAILIGSFTLSWSPFLITSIVQVACQECHLYLVLEQYLWLLGVGNSLLNPLIYAYWQKEVRQQFSQMALAMKKWLAACLLLLSARDGGPEGRRESVRYITTMSHSELEG; translated from the coding sequence ATGGAATCATCTGTCTCATTTGGAGTGATCCTTGCTGTCCTGGCCTCCCTCATTATTGTTGCTAATGCCCTCGTGGCCATGGCGGTACTCTCGTTGATCCTCAAGAATGATAGCATCAGTCTTTGTTTCACCTTGAATCTGGCTGTGGCTGATGCCTTGCTTGGCCTGGCCATCTCTGGCCTAGTCACAGACCAGCTCTCCAGCCCGGCTCGGCCCACGGAGAAGACGCTGTGCAGACTTCGGATGGCATTTGTCACTTCTTCTGCAGCCGCCTCTGTCCTCACGGTCATGCTGATTGCCTTTGACAGGTACCTTGCCATCAAGCAGCCCCTCCGCTATTTCCAAATCATGAATGGGTTCATGGTCGGGGCCTGCCTTGCCGGGCTGTGGTTGGTGTCTAACCTCATTGGCTTCCTTCCCCTCGGGATCCATGGATTCCAGCAGACCACCTACAAGGGGTCCTGCAGCTTCTTCGCTGTGTTTCACCCACGCTTCGTGCTGACCCTCTCCTGCGTCGGCTTCTTTCCAGCCCTACTGCTCTTTGTCTTTTTCTACTGTGACATACTCAAGATTGCCTCCACACACAGCCAGCAGATCCGCAACACGGAGCATGCGGGAGCCCTGGCCAGGGCTCACCGGCCCCCACGGACCCCCAGTGACTTCAAAGCTGTGCGCACGGTGGCCATTCTCATTGGCAGCTTCACTCTGTCCTGGTCCCCATTCCTTATCACGAGCATTGTGCAGGTGGCCTGCCAGGAGTGCCACCTCTACCTGGTGCTGGAGCAGTACCTGTGGCTGCTTGGTGTGGGCAACTCCCTGCTCAACCCACTCATCTATGCCTATTGGCAGAAGGAGGTGCGGCAACAGTTCTCCCAGATGGCCCTGGCTATGAAGAAGTGGCTCGCCGCATGCCTTCTTCTTCTCTCGGCCAGGGATGGGGGTCCAGAGGGGCGCAGGGAAAGTGTGCGTTACATCACCACCATGTCCCACTCAGAGCTTGAAGGCTAA